In the genome of Amphiura filiformis chromosome 4, Afil_fr2py, whole genome shotgun sequence, one region contains:
- the LOC140149776 gene encoding E3 ubiquitin-protein ligase TRIM13-like: MAKSKSGFVLQQGTEKSLLQDISQQLTCSICLDHYKIPKTLPCLHTFCQECLQETIDSTATIYRGTAKFPCPKCRSNVQFYCPSFAAKKTAAENQFMTNFDIQSHLEAIKSKMVNGCSKHTGEMLMFYCTNCKQAICQVCLLNDHLPSKRHILSSIKEAAQRLKNMHKPSYSNIQKRCAGNNKILSQNPTQLLKFNEIKTSAGKLIKILDSTRQQVSQFMQEIEDDHKNQSTEMAANVSKYQDDSDKLKGLLEGEDLQLVLNQKCASDLITKLIQTPPIRVPTQCQSAGVADIVLTLSDQLRQLALNQGWKYNNKESKETLMMEQPQLHDDVDNKDDSDDDEIVDAVSLPVQSQRMQSSNCQDSDLTDDNIYDVYDQIKRKGKEKKEKRRGRGKGEKRGKRANKR, translated from the exons ATGGCTAAATCAAAATCAGGTTTTGTGCTACAACAGGGTACAGAAAAGTCACTCCTGCAAGACATATCTCAACAGCTTACCTGCAGCATATGCTTGgatcactacaagattcctaaaACCCTTCCTTGTTTGCATACATTTTGTCAAGAATGCCTTCAAGAAACCATAGACAGCACTGCAACCATATATAGAGGTACAGCAAAGTTTCCATGCCCAAAATGTCGTAGCAATGTTCAGTTTTATTGTCCAAGTTTTGCAGCAAAGAAAACTGCAGCTGAAAATCAATTTATGACTAACTTTGATATTCAAAGCCACCTTGAAGCAATCAAGAGCAAGATGGTCAATGGATGCTCAAAACACACTGGTGAAATGCTCATGTTTTACTGCACAAACTGTAAACAGGCCATCTGCCAAGTTTGTCTTCTGAATGATCACTTGCCATCAAAGAGGCACATACTGTCATCAATTAAAGAAGCAGCACAGAGGTTAAAGAATATGCACAAACCGAGCTATAGTAATATTCAAAAAAGATGTGCTGGCAACAACAAGATCTTGTCACAAAATCCGACACAACTGCTAAAGTTCAATGAAATTAAAACTAGTGCGGGaaagttgatcaaaatattgGATTCTACCAGACAACAGGTGTCACAATTCATGCAGGAGATTGAAGACGACCACAAAAATCAATCAACAGAAATGGCAGCAAACGTTAGTAAATATCAAGATGACAGTGATAAGCTGAAAGGATTACTGGAGGGTGAAGATTTGCAGCTTGTTCTGAATCAGAAATGTGCATCTGATTTAATTACAAAACTAATTCAAACGCCTCCCATTAGAGTTCCAACACAATGCCAATCGGCAGGAGTAGCTGACATTGTTTTAACCCTCTCTGATCAGTTAAGACAACTAGCACTGAATCAAGGTTGGAAGTATAACAACAAGGAGTCAAAAGAAACACTAATGATGGAGCAGCCCCAACTGCATGATGATGTTGATAATAAGGATGATTCTGACGATGATGAG aTTGTAGATGCTGTATCATTGCCTGTCCAGTCACAACGGATGCAATCATCAAACTGCCAGGACTCTGACTTGACAGATGACAATATCTATGATGTCTACGACCAaataaaaaggaaaggaaaagaaaaaaaggaaaaaagaagaggaagggggaaaggagagaaaagggGGAAAAGGGCAAATAAAAGATGA